A region of the Culex quinquefasciatus strain JHB chromosome 1, VPISU_Cqui_1.0_pri_paternal, whole genome shotgun sequence genome:
ACACTGTAACAATTAACATAATTTACTAGGTGTTTTCAACAACATACTTGAATATCTAAACAATCAGTAAACAGATGAAAAAATCGATATCCACATTATGCTATGACTAACAAATCAAAAGAAATTCAAACAGCTTAACTAACAATgtgttcatttatttatttcaaaaagatgAACACTTGTCTAACCAATTCCAATTTCTAGAGATGCAATGATCGTGACAACATTAGATACATTTACTAGTCTACTGGGCGGCATGACAATTTTTAGCATTCTGGGAAATTTGGCCCACAATCTAGGAGTGGATGACATTTCGAAGGTGGTTAAAAGTGGAACCGGGCTGGCGTTTATTTCGTACCCCGATGCAATCGCCAAGTTTGATGTCGTTCCGCAGGTGAGAATGGTTTGGCGTTTTctaatggatttttttacaagaattgaTACTCTTTCAGCTATTTTCCgttcttttcttttttatgcTGTTTGTCCTCGGTGTTGGTTCAGCGGTAGCTTTACACAGTGCCATAATAACGGCCGTTTGGGACGCTTTCCCCAAGCTAAAGTATTGGCAAGTTGCTCTTGGACTGTCGATAATCGGCTACTTTTGCGGCTTGGTGTACGTAACTCCGGTAAGAAAGTTAGTTGTAACTATAGTTATAATAGTTGAAACGAATTGTAACCTTGCAGGGTGGCCAGTGGATTCTGGACATTGTAGATCACTATGGTGGAACGACGCTGATATTCGTAATGGCCATTATTGAGAGTATGGCAATTCCGTGGATATACGGCTTGGAAAATCTTTGCCAAGATGTCGAATATATGGTTCAACGAAGGGTTGGCCTTTATTGGCGACTTTGTTGGGGACTGATCACTCCGGTTTTCATGATTGCAGTGTTTATTTATTCAATGGTCAAATACCAGTGGCCCACCTATGCTGGCAATGAATATCCCGATGAAGCACTGATTGGTGGCCTTGTTGTGCTAGTATTTGGCATAAGCCAGTTGATTATTTGGGCTCTTTGGACTATTTCAAGAGACCCTACCGAAGTTTCTCTGTGGGCTAAGGTTAAGAAAGCAACCAAATATAGCTCTGAATGGGGACCAAACTCAATCGCGACAAAGAAAGCGTGGCTGAAGTACAAAGAAGAAGCAAAAACGAGACGTGAAGGAATAATGATCGCCAAAGGACACTCATATCTAAGGTCGAAATTGTACATTCTGTTGGGACTTTACGACGACTTTATACCACTTGATGATGGCAATTCTAAATTGTAATTTATGTCTGAAGATGTCTGTAGAATACcgacatttaaaaatgttatttttttataataaagagAGTGCATGAaaagtgtttgttttttcaGTAGAAATTAAGAACATTACTTTATTAAAATTGACATTTGACTTAGTAGCAAAGCATCCTTTGAAAAAGTTGAGGTGCGATCGACAACCCTGAACCCACGAAAGACGGAATCCCGTTGCTGATCGGTATAGCGTGCTAAACATCAGGAAACAGCAACGAACCTTTATGATGGCAGCAAACAGCGATGAAGCCAATTACTTCctagcagtgttgcaaatgagtgatagaaaagctatcaattgattatctctgcaccaaaaccATCCGAGAGCACGGTTGAAAGAAAATCATTTCTAGCGAATATGACTGCCTGAAGAAAGGCCCTCTGAGTATGCTTTGATCTTGTTTTTCCTGACTGCCACATGGTCGTTGAGTGTGGCAGGGACGATTAAAATGTTAATGATTGGGTTAGTTGCCAACTTGCTGCGATCAAAATGCAATCTTCCCCTTTTACCACCAGGCATGGGTTGTTACaatcaggcctgcaaaatgtttccaacccagcgtacacatgaagcaaaccaaaatgtcagttcactgctagcatctgactgtaagcctacacagaaaaaaatattcctgtaaatttacattatttatcatgtaccaaaaggtatcatgataaacgatgtatatttacattataTTCGTCGGAAGTTTACATGTTTTTCATTGGAAACatttacaataaaaatattgagaaatcgtgtaaatttccaatgaaaataatgtaaatttccaaaagcgaaaaaatttttttttgctccgttgAATCTAAAATCCGATTTATAAATCGGAGTTTAAATCCAACGGAGCAATGACAGTTcagattacctttccaacgaaaatTTCATTAACAATTTTTGAGTGGCAAACCTTAAagtacatttttgcatttactCTTATGAATAGAATTGTGTTAAACTTTGATTTACAATTTACTGCtgctattaaaaaataaataaataatgcttcaaTAAATCAAGCAAGTGAATTGGAATAGGTCggagaataaaaatttaaacaaacaatTACACTCTGACTAAACAGCACGACGCATGAAACCATCCAACTTGGTTTTTGGGGGGCTCTATTAAGGGACCATGTGACCATGCCTTGTCCCACTTCTCATATTTAATATTCAGAGAACTTACCATTGAGATAACTGTTGCTTTTTTATCGCTCCGTGGTTGTTTCGTAGGTGCTGAActctttcacaaaaaaacaatatgCTTGAACAGGTTGTCCGCTGGTAACTCGTAGCACGGCACCTCCAGGTTCATTAGGCAAGTCATAATCGTAGCTATCAAAGGTACCAGTTTTGGGACAAACCCCTGATGAGTGCACATGCCGATCATTTCCAGCTTCCTTCCTTGATTACGGGCCCTGTAGCGAAGACAATTTGCCGCCTTACTCTCGAAGATGTCCGACCGCATGATTTCGGTCTTAGCCATGGCCAACATCTCGGTCCAAAGTATTGTCGACGACACGAGCGTGGAAACCAGCTGCTTATCAACTTTTGTACCTAAAAATGAACAAGGAATGTAGTTTTAGtttgttaatttgtatttttgaaacaggGCTACAACCGTTAGACAGGGGAACGCAGCATACTTATGGGAACGGAACCATAAAACTATTACCATTGAAAAAATGCGCTTCCCTTACACCAAGAGGCAGAACATTATGCCGGTGCCGTAGACTGTGACGGTGGCTTCCTTGACGCCGCTGGTTACACTCAGGGACAGGCCACGGACGTTCGACATACAATGCTTTCAATCATCGTGCTGATAGGGACTGATCTTGCAGGAACCTAcggattttttcttaaaaaattgtcAGCGGCAAACACGGGCTGAGGAAGCAGGCGTTGACAGAACGATAAAACTTTTGAGTGttgcttttgttttgttttacattCCGTTTTGCGTTGTTATTCTGTCAAAGATGCATGCAATGTGATAAACGATGAAAGGTGTGGCATGAAGAAGCAAAAGTAATACTGAGAAAagatataataaataaaagacATAATACATAAGAATGACTTTTACAGTTCATCAAGATAGaatatttccagagtttttttttaaaaggaccaataaactattgtctttcatatgtttataggacctaataaaaaaactctagatttcaaGCTTAACAATGAAAATGGGCCAAagtaaatttgttcaaaatattaaaatctaaaaaagaaaaaaatatttgtatataAACACTACACTCTATAAAAATAGACCTAAGACcaactctagagtttttttttattgtaaagaacctataaactattgtctttcatatgtttataggacctattaaaaaaaactcaagaactgTAAGTTTAAACTTCGTCTTTGAACTattaacattgttttgcttgatttcaacctggattatggcaaaaaaaatatctgggatAAAgagaaaaaagtggaaaaatattacaaatttcaaattatattcATTTGTTTGTAAGCAtacctttaaaatttaaatttgtattatgTATTTAtcgataaaataaaacacaacaTTGGTACGCGTACTTACTTGTTTTCCGTGGACCGTGAAATTTAAGCCTTTTGGTTACGTCATTTTTCGATCCCGCCTTCACTGCACCTTGCATCgttcatcacctttcttttttgaaaagtggtagTCTCACACAGTTGAAGGActccattaaaatttcataacaaaGAAATTTCCAAACTGAGCTAAAACTGCGTTGTGAGTCGTAATCATAATCTGAAAATCGTGGAAATCCGCGGAAATCGCTTATCAGTAATGGAACGCTGAAAACAATTACATTTTGAATCTGGAAGTGGTCCATGCTGGGCATCGTTCGTCGATTCTGGTGATCGGCCGTTTTAAAAAGCTGGTCAGAATGGTCGTGGCTGATTTTCAGCAGGAAAATCTTCGCTGGACTCGCGAGATGCGTTAATAGCTCGGTTAATTGTGAACTCTTGGACATCAACTTGAAATAATCCGGAATAGGACGAACATCATTTCCGCTGATAGGTAATTCCAAATCGTAAACAATCGATGCActttcctaaaatttaaaaattcgtcAGGTGTACAAAATTTTGAGAAGTTAGGAAAATGACTATCATGGTGCATATAATACCGTGTTTCGATGTAATCATAGTCTGGTGTCTCGACTCGAGGGTCCCGGAATCTGCGCCGTAACAAAATTCACCAATCTCCGCTGCGGCAGATGAAGAATCTGTAACCGACTTATCAAATCTATCCGCACTCCTCCCTGCGCGGCCATAGGCACGCAGAAGCAGTGGATGCGGCAGCTCGACCGACGAAATATTTGTTTATCGCAAAAATGAAAGCAAAACATAACAACATTTAATTTGTACCAGCCAACGCGACTTACCTCTCCCGCAAGAAACAATTTTTATGATAGTAAACATAGTTTGCGTATGAATGATTTAgtcaattttcttgaaaaaatcacgAGATCAAGCAAACACATCCACTCTGTTGCGAACAAACAACAACATTGAAAACCGGTTTACAGCTGTCAAACAAAGATTCAGTTTTGATTTACACGATTCTTTGATTACATGAAGaatatttacattaaatttatcTTTTACATTATccgcaaatattcgaaaatggTGAAACAGTCATGCATTTACAtgagattcatgatttacatgcAATTAGTTTTTACATTACCGCTGTTTACATCTGATTTAGAGTTTTAcatatgatttaaaatgtacATATACCAAATTTACATTCGAAACGTAGTTTACATGACGtggaaatttacatatttttttctgtgactgtgtccgttcaaccactgccgcctgactcgtgccggtcggctgctggagaatgagagacgtgaaaaaatgagctacactcactcaattcgtgtcgtatgactgactcgtaaaatcctctctaaacactattttgactatttttaaacaattgaatggttctagactgtgcaaaacacttaaaacaaccataacttatattcaaaattacatttccacgcatagataccaactttttgtgtaaaaacttgtttctttatgtgtgtgcgtgcaacgtcgaatgagcgttggtccaCTACTGCCTCGctttgcagctgctcagtgagctagggcattcacgactgagtcgggtttgtttatgtcacggttttgcggtttagtgaatggatctgaaaaaatcgtgtatgcgtcgccgattttcgcgtcaggacccccgacattttcagctctggttaCAATCATTGATTGAACCCTTGACGAATGACAGCTAGTAGTGGCAATTTGAGAATCAAGACTATTCTCAGCAATCTTATTCGTTAGGTGGTACAGACAGCGATTAATCGTAAATTTAATCACAGTCGTCGGATTTTCAACACtgtccgagagtatagcggccgtcactatagcttgtgagatctcttcttgtgtctcgtgattcccagcgatgttattctctctctatcactcctctcCATTTCCACGACTATGCgttctcaccgctgagtctctcaatctctcagaAAACTGCAATGAAAGTACGCGAGATAGCGATTAGgaaccgaccacgcatgacgtcccgtaaaactgcgtttgcgaaattagttttgtggcggcttttgtggttaaactgTTGCGATAGggtgatcgtggaagcgggaatgagagagaaaagaaaaatgtcaatcgcgtgtgtgtaaacacgaaaacatgttcggctatgttcggcgcttaGAGTTTCAATAAGAAGAGAAGTCCGGCCTTCTTGTGACGTGGCCAgcccaccggattcggccagccttggcgactttCTGGATGCTTGGCTTGCCGTGGACTTGCGCCAGCTCGTGTTTAATCCTTCTCCATACATTGTTCTCACGTAcaccgccaaagatcgtccttagactcgccgttcgaaaacctcaagcgcttgcaggtcaTCTTCCAAGTTTCGTGCCGTAGAGAACGACGAGTCtcatcagcgtttcgtacattgTGCACTTAAGCtgtccatgttcgcataaatgtcccatatgcaaaaacagcaagctcaGATAAACGCATTCGAAGTtcgtcccacacataaggctacgtgttaacttttcatgaaaaaaaaactggattgcttactgatttcatttaaaaagtgatggatgttataggcttttctgaaaaagcacacgattttgaaccaaacggcatcaataactcaaaagtgatggaaatgcatatgggacatttatgcgatcaggggtagTAAGAGTCTTGTGGAGTCCacagtaggcacgactaccagtgatgatgcgcctccgaattttcGTACCCCGATGAAATCGCCAAGTTTGATGTCGTTCCGCAGGTGAGACTAGTTTGGCGTTTtctaatggattttttttacaagatttGATACTCTTTCAGCTATTTTCCgttcttttcttttttatgcTGTTTGTCCTCGGTGTTGGTTCAGCGGTAGCTTTACACAGTGCCATAATAACGGccgctgcagttgttgtccgacgtcaaaaacgatccgaggtacacaaacaaCTCCACAGCCTCGAAATCtccgccgtcgatcgtcacacTCGGTCCTATGCaaagggctgtggagtcggagtcggagccggagtcggtggagtcgggtctttttggggacctggagtcggagtcggagtcgtcaaaactcgaacagctggagtcggagtcggagccggagtcggctaaattttaagagctggagtcggagtcggagccgaagatttctgataacctggagtcggagtcggagccagagTTAtcataaattcaacaaaaaaatatgttttttattgttcagtatttcctatagaacagcttaatttaaaaaatatatttttatttttaattgatttatcagatgccattatgttattgaagctttttattgtgaatgaaaagctctaattgtgttattacactatgagtacaagaaaatcaaagtgttgcatttaaaataattgaaactatcaaaaaatatcaaaagaagttgcaacaaattttgaaataatcattgattgttgaagttgattttaggtaaactattttgatatcgttgcaaattatcgttgaacaaatctcaagaattcagtacaaaaataaactaataaaaaagtgtatagaacaaaatataggattttaatttatttttcaaatattataaataaaaaaacagaatcaaaatattatcaactggtacgaattttcccACGCCATTATGACGGAaagtgataatcattgcaaatcaatgtaccttaacaaaataaaatatttgtgacctagaaaatattttacttgtggatatttgttttttattatattttaagttttttcatatattttgatgaaggcgcaagatcattcataaagcttcgttttagggttcacgaagtatcgtgaacctcctttttaaagtatataaaattctaaaattaaaataaattaaaaattcccagggtaaaatatttccatgtcacagatatttgaaaaggacatcttaagcgtcctttccacgaagaaattgtttagatacattgatttgcaataataatctccttcagccatggcgtgatgtccatgtacgtcttaaaaaaacaaaaaaaaatgtttcgtttaaaattgtcatttaaaaaacaaggtgcctgtcactgtgcttcttacaaatgtcagcctgaaagtgagcaaattgaattttattgttcaatggatcattaaggccaggtttcttttagttattcattcaaaaataacaatttagtatttaaatttattagcttaaaaaaaatattttcaaatttgagggttagcaataaatctaaatttacttacaaaactgttcttctcaaaatgcctctaaaactgaagatattttttgatttctgtttccataacgtataaaatttttaacctagaaactttttttccgtttatttactttacttcacttttacttaa
Encoded here:
- the LOC6053683 gene encoding sodium-dependent nutrient amino acid transporter 1 isoform X3, whose amino-acid sequence is MNTHRPTGKRPTDQQNRPEWSNKLEFLMSCISMSVGLGNVWRFPFTAYENGGGAFLIPYIIVLFVIGRPLYYLEMILGQFTSRSSVKIWEISPLFRGIGVGQLVGTTSVVTYYVSLIAITLSYMFASFASELPWAKCEESWGEHCVDSSAIIAHAGNRNRTDEQAVSSSQIYFLDVVLKEKSQIYDGIGSPDWKLSLWLLLAWAVIFLILVRGVRSSGKAAYFLAIFPYVVLLIILIRALTLEGAIDGVIFFVKPQWGELLNPKVWYSATTQLFFSLSVGMGSIIMFSSYNNFHHNIYRDAMIVTTLDTFTSLLGGMTIFSILGNLAHNLGVDDISKVVKSGTGLAFISYPDAIAKFDVVPQLFSVLFFFMLFVLGVGSAVALHSAIITAVWDAFPKLKYWQVALGLSIIGYFCGLVYVTPGGQWILDIVDHYGGTTLIFVMAIIESMAIPWIYGLENLCQDVEYMVQRRVGLYWRLCWGLITPVFMIAVFIYSMVKYQWPTYAGNEYPDEALIGGLVVLVFGISQLIIWALWTISRDPTEVSLWAKVKKATKYSSEWGPNSIATKKAWLKYKEEAKTRREGIMIAKGHSYLRSKLYILLGLYDDFIPLDDGNSKL